CGGCACAGTTCAGAGCTGTGGCCACCAGAGCGATGACCCGCAGACCTTTTTTATCCAGCAGCCAAGTGACAGGGAAGATGAACGGAATGTAAGTAAGCATATAGATCATGGACATCCAGTCTATAGTAAAGGCGTCCACGCCGTAGAAGTGCATGAAGATGTTGTTGATGATGCCGTATTGTATCCATTGAAAGGAGTTGCAGAGAGAGTAGCTGCTGAAGAGGCAGACTATGAGCCAGCGCCGCTTGTACAGACGGGTCGGTGGTGAGGGCACGCCACTGACCAACTGCTTCTCGTCCCGGGCACACTGGTCCGGACCATGTTCCCCCTCCTCTGTTTTAGAGTGtttctccaaatccacatttttggCGCCATTCACTTTACTGTCTTCAAACGCCTCTTTTTCACTCATTATCCCTTAAACTGTCTTCTTTCAGTCAACTTGAAATGGACAATGGAGCACcacaattacaaaaatgttgtgatttatAACGCATTAGCTCTTggtctgctgctgctcctcttaTTCACACCGTAAACTGAAGCTCAGTTCCACTTTTAACTCTGTGGTAAGGCCTTACGCTACACTCTTTCATGTCCTGGCGTTTCGTCGGTCAGTCAACTGAACTTTTCTTTAAACTCCTTCGTTGCATTATTTTAACAGCCTTCTCTCTCTGGACACTGTACGCACAGACTGGTACGAACACGTGTGTCGTCCTGACCCCGGATCCCCCTGTTCCGAAACTCCTCAGAAAATGTCAGGCAAACAAACTATGAGAAGGACCGAGGGCGGAGTTACACAGTGAACTGTGCCTGCAGACGTTTCATAGGCTACTGTCTGTACTTTGTACATGTGAGACTTCAGGCGTTCTAGAGATAGCATTTTGACCCTCAAATGGCACTTACAAAGAAAACAGGCTGGACAGTTTGAAATAAGGCTAAATTACGCCCGCAGAATACATTTGGCATCATCActgtcattgttttatttattatgaggGCTTTATTTAGGTCAATCTGGTTTAAGCACGATGCCAATGGGCTGTGTAATTTATTACTGTACAATATGAGTGTAATATCCTCAAATATAAAAGTAGGCAATTTGCTGTGCTGTTCAACACTGCCACCTAAAGTCTGCACATAGATAACATGTGCAACAGTTGTGTCTTTATCAACTGCAGTACAGACGCGCACGCCCTGTCTGCTGATGACAAGAAATAAAAGACAAGGTCTACAAGATTAGGCGCGAGGCTTCACATTTAATAAATAGACAATAATGTATCTCTGTTACAATCACTATTCAGCACAATACAATTGGTCAGCTCTCCAGATTTTGGTCATATCAACCTTTGTACATTCTGCTTGTCAAACAATCACATCTGTCAGTGGCTCctgagaaaaacataaaataactcGAAAAACAAGACAGCATTAGAAAAAGTCATAtaacaccatagactgtataaaatataCAGCTTATGTATAACACTAGTAAATTGCTGCTTACAAAAATACTCTCTCTTCAATAACATACAATAATTGGTCTCATATCTCCCTTTGTAAACATAGACTGGCACTCCATAATACAATTACAGATCATAAAGACATAGATGAGCAGAAgcaaaataaatagtaaatttCACCCAGTTACAGTTTGCTGTCATTGACGTGTATAGACagtatgttgtatgttgtaCAGTTCTGGTCTTGTCTTTCCGTTGAGGTTATCAGTTGGGGTCAGAGTTGAAAGGTCAGTGCTGGTAGTGTGAGACGGCAATGTGCTGGTGGTAGGAGCCGTGGTGGGCGGGGTAGATGAGGTCAGGGGTTGTGGGGGTCAGGCCTGTGCACAGAGGCTCATGGCTGCTCAGCACGGACGACAGATAGTTGGCCTCCTCCGTCAGCTGTTTCACCTCCTTCCTCAGAGCATCGTTTTCTTTCTCCAAGTTCTCACTCTCCTGGAAAATAATTAGTTAGGAATTAGAAACTGGTGTTTGTAGTTTATATAGAAGATCATGTGATGTATTTTATCTTAATAATTAAGTGCATGaactgcctcctctctccccactgTGGTAGATATCTCATAGTTGCCCTGTCTTtcgtttttcacttttttgtgtgtatcctttgaaaatatcagattttctGCATTATTTAATGCTTTGTCCTTCAGATTacactaaataaatataaattagatGTTATGTCCCGAcggttactctttaagttactcttacctgAGCACTgttagtagttttcccaaatacgtTTTTAGTCTTACAGTATTTCTtgaataatttcttggaccacacctctggtttagaCAAAAATTGACCATTTGCTGATTTGGCAAGAAAAATAGAATGAAAGTGTAAGTATGTAAACTTGCTGTACCAGTGACAGGCCTCATTACAGTAAATGTTAATATTGTGTAGTTCTTTCACATGTTTAGTCcctttatgttgtttttatgttcttCCCACCTTTTGAGACAATATCAAAGATTCCACTTTGGCAACACAAAGGTCACATCACTCCCTGAAAGAGCACTATAGGTCTTTACTGTCACACAGGCTCTGGGTAAACCCCATGCATTTATGCGTCACTCAGCCAAACacagcccactgctctgtgtgcGTTTACAAGAAGTGACTGCCAcgtttccccctctctctctgcccacaGCATACAACTAACACCTCACCAAAACTACTACTgaggaaacaggaagtcagtCTGGTGTCACCGCGAGGGAAAATTTGCTTTCCTGTTTATCAAGCAGCATGATAAAAGCAAAACCACAGAATGTTGAGTTTAAAGTACTATAAGAGATGTCTTGGGTATTTTTTGGACATATGATTTCCTCCCACATAGGATTTTAAGTTGATCAAGTTACAACCGACAGCAGCTCTGAAAAATACCAACAAAGCTAAATCATGGGTTCGACTGCAATATAAACGTTTAGTAAGCTGATGCGGCGAGattttttgaacaaaacaaagtgaCAGTTGATGTATTGTAAAAGTTGTAGTCATCATCTTTGCATCTCTGGCATGCTAAGGAGGGATGCCCACACGTGCTAATTTATTCCTGTAGCTTTTGCAAACTTAGACCAGCGTCCAAGTGACAGCAGAAGCCATGACACATCGCCACATGGTCAGGTAGTGTAATTATAGTGCAATCCTATTTCTAGTGGTTTGACAATTGTATCAGAAACTAAATGTATTCAGAGTAGTGATGTTTTTTAAGTGCAAAGTCTTACCAAATGTAGACTGTCTGCTTTCTGAGTTTGCCTCATCCTGCTTTTCTGTGCAGCAATTCGGTTCTTCTCTCGCCGCATCACCTTCTTAACATCATCCGAGGAGCCCtgaataacaaaaacaacaaaaaacaagtttatttaaATAGCAAAATCTATTATCTACATATGGTTGGTCATACATAACAGGTGCAAAATCTGCATCACCTTAGTTTGTACAAGGAAGGGCTGGGTTTCGGGGTGGCTGAGTCATTGGTAACGAACCCATAACTTCCTAACCGTTTGATTATATGGTATCAAAATAAGTAACCCATTCAAAAGTGCTGTGTCAGTTATACTCTACATCAAAGGCACACATATTGAGGTCAGGCTAAACACCCATTGCTTTAATGATGCTCTCACAAAAATCACCAGAACGAGtgaattttctaactttctgttgcttaaatcaacaattttgcTGTTGAGGTTGTAATTTTGGGCGATACAAAAATGAACTGAATAGTGAGAATTTACAAAGCCGTAGTCTGTTGTGGTCACATTACTGTACACACATGCAAGTACGACACAATTTGTTCCTAACACTTGCCCAGTCATTCACAGTTTGCGCCCTCAAAACAGACAATGGATTCACTCTGGCCGGGCATGAGATGAATCGTGCAGTTCACAAAAGCCTACACATTGGTTGAGTAATACTTACAGCATGTGTGCATGTAAAACACTGTGTAACATGTGACAACTGGTAGAAAAGGACAACCCAATTTATGCGTAAAAGTATGTCAAATCAATACAATATACATAAAACAGGTATTAAATTAGTACACAGTAGACTCACCGCTCGACTTGCAGGGGATGGAGACTTGTAGCTTGTGTCGTTGCTATCGGAGCCCTGTGCCATCGCCAACCTGCCCTCAAGCGCTCAATCGTCTTCACACTTCTGCTTTATCTGTGCAAGAGAGAAAGTAGCTCAAATGGTTTTGCTTGGGCTCACCACATGAATGACTCTCCTTTAATCTTCTCTCTGCCTTTcggtgcctcctcctctctctcactctctctctcctcctatctCTCTATCTGTATCGTACATGCCTAATAAGTTTTGATGCAACTTCTggtaaagggaaaaaaaaaagttgcgtTACCTTGGAAGTCACATGTTTGGTGGAAATTCAGCCTCTGAGTAGTAATCTGGTAAACTCCagtgaaataatacattggttAACaggttttgtgttggttttgttaGTAGCAGGAAAAGATATCTAAAAAGTATAtttggtttcattttttttacctAGTATGTTGGGcattccctcttcctctttcaaCTGTCATGTATGTTTCGGCCTAATCCCCAAGAGACAGGCCATCCCAAACTCTACATATTTGACCTCACTGTTTACAAAAGCTTTAGGTAATTTCcagaagtgatttttttttttttttttgtgtttggcaacacatcagctgcaatgacaacatgtgaataaaatacATCCATGCTTTCAGAAATACTTACAGAATATTTAGAATACTACATCTGATTATAGAGACTGATTGGTAGAGAT
This sequence is a window from Periophthalmus magnuspinnatus isolate fPerMag1 chromosome 24, fPerMag1.2.pri, whole genome shotgun sequence. Protein-coding genes within it:
- the batf gene encoding basic leucine zipper transcriptional factor ATF-like, whose protein sequence is MAQGSDSNDTSYKSPSPASRAGSSDDVKKVMRREKNRIAAQKSRMRQTQKADSLHLESENLEKENDALRKEVKQLTEEANYLSSVLSSHEPLCTGLTPTTPDLIYPAHHGSYHQHIAVSHYQH